A stretch of Aedes aegypti strain LVP_AGWG chromosome 2, AaegL5.0 Primary Assembly, whole genome shotgun sequence DNA encodes these proteins:
- the LOC5569668 gene encoding WW domain-containing oxidoreductase, protein MPVPLPESDSEDELPPAWEERATNDGFVYYVNHQSKTTQWTHPRTGKMKRVSGDLPLGWSKHVEEGTGKIIFVEDATQRKSYTDPRLAFAVEEAPQAVGELRQRFDSGTNALQVLHGRDLSGKKALITGANAGIGFETARSLALHGCEVIFACRNELASKEAIGRIFAEKEVAGQKCKFVKLDLASLRSVRDCAQQVKAEFKHLDYLILNAGVFALPYSTTGDGFETTFQVSHLSHFYLTNLLADLLDHTSRVVVVSSESHRFSRLPSDFSETDLSPSANKYWSMMAYNNAKLLNVLFACELSKRWKTRGISVFALHPGNMVSSQLSRNWWFYRLLFAIVRPFTKSLQQAASTTIYCATAPELNGFTGLYFNNCYVCDPSGPSKNERMQQSLWTLSEKMIERAVK, encoded by the coding sequence ATGCCCGTGCCACTGCCGGAATCGGACTCGGAAGATGAATTGCCTCCGGCATGGGAGGAGCGAGCGACAAACGACGGTTTTGTTTACTACGTGAATCACCAGAGCAAAACCACCCAGTGGACGCATCCGAGAACGGGCAAAATGAAACGAGTCTCCGGTGACCTCCCGCTGGGCTGGAGCAAACACGTAGAAGAGGGAACGGGAAAGATCATTTTCGTCGAGGATGCCACCCAGCGGAAGTCCTATACGGATCCGCGGCTTGCATTCGCCGTGGAAGAAGCCCCTCAAGCTGTCGGGGAATTGCGGCAGCGATTCGATAGTGGCACGAATGCTCTTCAGGTACTTCATGGACGGGATCTGAGTGGTAAAAAAGCGTTAATCACTGGGGCCAACGCCGGGATAGGGTTCGAGACGGCACGATCCCTTGCCTTGCACGGATGTGAGGTCATCTTTGCTTGCCGCAATGAATTGGCCTCGAAAGAAGCAATTGGTAGAATATTTGCTGAAAAGGAAGTTGCCGGACAGAAATGCAAATTCGTGAAGCTAGATCTGGCAAGTCTGCGGTCAGTTAGGGACTGTGCCCAACAAGTGAAAGCTGAGTTTAAACATTTAGACTATTTGATCCTGAATGCTGGAGTTTTTGCCTTACCCTACAGCACTACGGGAGATGGATTCGAAACCACATTCCAAGTATCGCATTTGTCCCACTTCTATCTGACCAATCTTCTGGCTGACTTACTCGATCACACATCAAGGGTAGTTGTGGTGTCTTCCGAGTCACATCGCTTCAGCAGGCTGCCAAGCGATTTTTCCGAAACTGACCTTTCGCCGTCGGCCAACAAGTACTGGAGCATGATGGCCTACAACAATGCCAAACTGTTGAACGTCCTTTTCGCGTGTGAACTGTCCAAACGTTGGAAAACTCGTGGAATATCAGTTTTTGCTCTCCATCCCGGCAATATGGTTTCCTCGCAGCTGTCCCGCAACTGGTGGTTCTACAGGCTGCTGTTTGCGATTGTAAGACCCTTCACCAAGTCACTGCAACAAGCGGCCAGTACCACTATCTACTGTGCTACGGCACCGGAACTGAATGGCTTCACCGGACTGTACTTCAACAATTGCTACGTCTGTGATCCCAGTGGCCCTTCCAAGAACGAACGGATGCAGCAGAGCCTGTGGACGCTGAGTGAGAAGATGATCGAACGAGCGGTGAAATGA